A region from the Brettanomyces bruxellensis chromosome 4, complete sequence genome encodes:
- a CDS encoding uncharacterized protein (SECRETED:SignalP(1-20)): MKTSLSVGLSLISVISKAWASGETAEVYKFLNCPGESLASSSFRSISEKDALLNLADDWGLSPLYTIEGDAEDYEAISLGKCVQRHSNSTVFVGVSGVEDLDAFLSDKTPLFTIESAGKGSESFSELREFISDAPTALARLRSDVLKKRRLTAGITIDQPKTEADKFGSVYGQVKSAFKTLAGLFSLQQQQQPFGSSLSELRTAYSGYESVVESLKGSDLAQDRSVVKQFMQLRYFASNDVQHIPCGSVVSINIDVLDQVLAKFGRSDTYNLALGIVSEALADLIESAKRNSAVDVVLVALPAASSGDLQHEASGIFKREVSTPKSACQATQEQCKEAFGSCSGHGTCTKVGKCWTCVCSATVKKGKTSYWKGNECEKEDISSQFNLLLWTTIFIVIAAIVGVRFLYECGEGRLPGILLAATTQTKKSQ, encoded by the coding sequence atgaagaCATCTTTGTCAGTTGGATTATCACTCATCTCAGTAATATCTAAAGCCTGGGCCTCAGGTGAAACCGCGGAAGTTTACAAGTTTCTAAATTGTCCAGGTGAGAGTTTAGCCTCGAGTTCATTTCGGTCTATATCCGAGAAAGATGCTCTTTTGAATCTTGCAGACGACTGGGGACTTTCTCCACTTTACACTATTGAAGGAGATGCGGAGGATTATGAGGCGATTTCGCTTGGAAAGTGTGTTCAGAGGCATAGCAACAGCACCGTGTTTGTGGGTGTGTCTGGTGTTGAGGATTTGGACGCATTCTTGAGCGATAAAACACCTCTTTTCACAATTGAGTCAGCAGGAAAAGGCAGTGAGTCCTTTTCTGAGCTCAGAGAGTTCATAAGTGATGCTCCTACAGCATTGGCCCGCCTCAGGAGCGATgtgttgaagaaaagaagattgaCAGCTGGCATTACGATCGACCAGCCCAAAACAGAGGCTGATAAGTTTGGAAGTGTGTATGGGCAGGTGAAAAGTGCATTCAAGACTCTTGCCGGTTTGTTTTCCCtgcagcaacagcagcagccgTTTGGATCATCGTTGTCCGAGTTGAGAACGGCTTATTCCGGCTACGAGAGTGTGGTTGAGTCGCTTAAGGGAAGCGATTTGGCACAGGATAGGTCTGTAGTCAAGCAGTTCATGCAATTGCGCTACTTTGCATCCAATGACGTGCAGCACATTCCATGCGGCAGCGTTGTCAGCATCAATATTGACGTTCTTGACCAGGTTTTGGCCAAATTCGGCCGGTCTGACACCTACAATCTCGCGTTGGGAATTGTTTCCGAGGCTTTGGCCGATCTTATCGAATCTGCAAAGAGGAATTCTGCAGTCGATGTTGTGCTTGTTGCACTACCGGCGGCCTCTTCTGGCGATTTGCAGCATGAGGCATCtggaattttcaaaagagaaGTGTCAACACCGAAATCTGCGTGCCAAGCCACTCAGGAGCAATGCAAGGAGGCATTTGGATCCTGTTCCGGCCATGGAACATGTACGAAAGTGGGCAAATGCTGGACCTGCGTGTGCTCGGCAACGGtcaaaaagggaaagaCCAGCTACTGGAAGGGAAACGAGTGCGAAAAGGAGGATATTTCGTCCCAGTTTAACCTTCTTCTCTGGACCACCATCTTTATTGTGATTGCAGCAATTGTCGGGGTCAGGTTTTTGTACGAATGCGGAGAGGGAAGGCTTCCAGGCATCTTGCTTGCAGCTACTACACAGACGAAGAAGTCGCAGTGA
- a CDS encoding uncharacterized protein (BUSCO:EOG092640WA), whose translation MSGINSNSDKGSSKQYELIIRFVGNVKDLEIPLSSEIQLKDVSTPFIRRRIRGAKPALARKRLKLIHNGRVLMNHTDFEKELGYYRNMEHEAGAPVRIYIHCMVGEDLTDEELAHEEKLEKQPQKSTTEAPKGFDRFLSQGFSQQDVADLRSQFRRIHGGYLSGQSEDSMLNLEDRWIDSTVNNEIDEFPAGLEASGDTQAGGAPGNGAGAQAGGAANGANQNGGFVSRSVNIHKDLFVGVCIGFFLGVFAVLLLSMDIQGVFNKRTRMAIVSGVIVNISFGILKVWS comes from the coding sequence ATGTCTGGCATTAACTCCAACAGTGACAAAGGCTCCTCGAAGCAGTACGAGCTAATTATTCGATTTGTGGGAAATGTCAAAGACCTCGAAATTCCGCTAAGTTCCGAGATACAGCTCAAAGACGTTTCGACGCCGTTTATCCGCAGGCGGATACGCGGTGCCAAGCCTGCGCTGGCGCGCAAGCGGCTCAAGTTGATTCATAACGGTCGAGTTTTAATGAATCACACAGATTTCGAGAAAGAGTTAGGATATTACCGCAATATGGAGCACGAAGCGGGTGCGCCAGTGCGCATCTACATCCATTGTATGGTTGGTGAGGATTTGACGGATGAAGAATTGGCACACgaagaaaaattggaaaaacaACCTCAAAAATCAACTACGGAGGCGCCAAAAGGTTTTGACcgctttctttctcaagGATTTTCGCAGCAGGACGTTGCGGATCTCCGCAGCCAGTTCCGGCGCATACATGGCGGGTATCTTTCTGGCCAATCAGAGGACTCGATGCTGAATTTGGAAGACCGTTGGATTGACAGTACGGTAAATAATGAGATTGATGAATTTCCCGCAGGGTTGGAGGCCTCGGGGGACACGCAGGCCGGAGGAGCGCCTGGGAACGGCGCTGGGGCGCAGGCAGGCGGCGCTGCCAATGGTGCCAACCAAAATGGCGGCTTTGTGAGTCGATCCGTTAACATTCACAAGGACTTGTTTGTAGGTGTTTGCATTGGATTTTTCTTGGGTGTCTTTGCCGTCCTTTTGTTGTCTATGGATATCCAGGGGGTGTTTAACAAGCGCACGCGCATGGCTATAGTTTCTGGTGTGATTGTCAACATAAGTTTTGGAATATTGAAGGTATGGTCTTAG
- the RPB8 gene encoding DNA-directed RNA polymerases I, II, and III subunit RPABC3 (BUSCO:EOG092652ZZ) — MSSTLFDDIFDVESVDHGRYTKVCRVIAKSTTSPDTKITIDINTELFPVAKMDTLTITLAKSLSIDDSGDSGMFTANGSWRPPKPNQRTLMDDYDYVMYGTVYKFEEGSNDKISLYCSFGGLLMCLEGNYRTLSSLRQENLYILMRH; from the coding sequence atgtCCTCTACActttttgatgatatcTTTGATGTTGAGTCGGTGGATCACGGCAGATATACGAAAGTTTGCAGGGTCATTGCAAAATCTACTACTTCTCCAGACACTAAGATAACTATAGATATAAATACGGAACTTTTCCCTGTGGCAAAGATGGACACGCTCACGATTACATTGGCCAAATCTCTCAGCATTGATGACTCGGGGGACTCCGGAATGTTCACGGCAAATGGATCATGGAGACCTCCAAAGCCAAACCAACGTACTTTGATGGATGATTACGATTATGTGATGTATGGTACTGTTTATAAATTTGAGGAGGGCTCAAACGATAAGATCTCACTATATTGCTCGTTTGGCGGTTTGTTGATGTGCTTGGAAGGTAACTACAGaacattatcatcattgaGACAGGAGAACTTATACATTCTCATGAGACATTAg
- a CDS encoding uncharacterized protein (MEROPS:MER0000404) translates to MGRKDANLAVDSIELQPQVRSRNSTSSTRYMEGTEVTASENPYDERLTENEDVDYYPDVSHHGRHTAIPTFDDSVEDDFSIQKDSGWKERLRKYIHGGKIKLLIVIGAGMITVCLLAYTLIAYGGDSESSNENSTHDSTGLIGGISSGSEKVNKYKDDSSFVSLTPAFGESDLLMKKNLTMQDFRMGMYYPFEFDAEFVDVDGSGIKVRSESDKANAENTDSGFYIHRSGSVWVLKKANDSSFEKKFLDTKSIKFEDKGVYVGLVSVDKNLKRALVYSDFESGFRHSSKAKYWIVDLDSLKPEPVYKLENGHVAKLSYATTSPDFNYVTFVYESNVYIRDLRQKSVLSVTQDGSKDIFNGKPDWVYEEEVLGTGDTIWWCPDESKFAFLTLNDTQVDDYQLEFFKDLKYPQIERIKYPKAGEKNPIASIHVYDVQQGIVSTVGHDGSKLGDDYLVYSMNWITGNELLVKETDRTSRTVDMRLYDVENDVSKIVRTINTAEYGGWYYGSDIKGRIFSVPHDPGYIDDIVVNNHSRLAYFASSTSTKPQNVLGGTSGNWETIGGVVGYNKEKRLVYFIGTGGSSVQRIIYEAKLDGDGGFRAFSDTDKIENYQVKFSSSAQYALLRYEGPNFPWQRVVDVAKWFGVDQEQYRNDKSDFHESKEVYDAMRDYSAPTKTFEKIKMDDGTEIEMVEVRPAAFDVQKKYPLLVSVYGGPGLQKLQCSFNYGFEEVVSSSLGAVILYIDPRGTGGRDWRFQSYARDKLGYWEPRDVTDAVKKVIENRGYIDADRTAVWGWSYGGFTTLKTLEYDKGSTFKYGMAVAPVTDWKLYDSVYSERYMGLPGKNANYDSTSRVVDVESFKTVKRFLIMHGTGDDNVHVQNTYRLLDRFNIQSVENYDMRIFPDSDHNINYHNAYKIVFDKLYDWLDRAFRGEYANF, encoded by the coding sequence ATGGGGCGAAAAGATGCAAATCTTGCCGTTGACAGCATAGAATTGCAGCCTCAAGTGAGGTCAAGGAATAGTACATCGAGTACGAGGTATATGGAAGGAACAGAAGTGACAGCAAGCGAAAATCCTTATGATGAAAGACTTACTGAGAATGAAGATGTAGATTATTATCCAGATGTTTCACACCACGGACGTCATACAGCAATTCCGACGTTTGATGACAGTGTGGAAGATGACTTTAGTATCCAGAAAGACTCTGGGTGGAAGGAGAGGCTCCGAAAATACATTCATGGTGGAAAGATCAAGTTGCTGATAGTAATTGGTGCAGGGATGATTACCGTCTGCTTGTTGGCATATACACTTATAGCGTATGGAGGTGATAGCGAGTCGAGTAATGAAAACTCGACACATGACAGTACCGGGCTTATTGGAGGAATTAGCAGCGGTTCAGAAAAGGTGAATAAGTATAAAGATGACAGCAGTTTTGTCTCGTTGACACCAGCGTTTGGAGAAAGTGATCTtctgatgaagaaaaaccTAACGATGCAAGATTTCCGGATGGGTATGTACTATCCGTTTGAATTTGACGCCGAGTTTGTTGATGTGGATGGAAGCGGTATTAAGGTCAGGAGCGAAAGTGACAAGGCAAACGCTGAGAATACTGATTCTGGATTTTATATACACAGATCAGGATCCGTCTGGGTtctaaagaaagcaaatgaCAGCagctttgaaaagaagtttCTTGATACCAAGAGCATAAAGTTTGAGGATAAAGGGGTTTATGTGGGTCTTGTTTCAGTGGACAAGAACCTCAAGAGAGCACTTGTGTATTCTGATTTCGAATCCGGTTTCCGGCACTCGTCAAAAGCGAAATATTGGATAGTTGACTTGGACTCTTTGAAGCCGGAGCCTGTCTACAAGCTTGAAAATGGGCATGTTGCAAAACTTTCATATGCAACTACATCCCCGGATTTCAATTATGTGACGTTTGTCTACGAGAGCAACGTGTATATTCGAGATTTGAGGCAGAAGAGTGTTCTTTCTGTCACGCAGGATGGTTCCAAAGATATTTTCAATGGAAAACCGGACTGGGTGTATGAAGAGGAAGTGCTTGGAACGGGAGATACTATCTGGTGGTGTCCAGATGAGTCAAAGTTTGCATTTTTGACACTCAACGACACTCAGGTGGACGACTATCAGCTCGAATTTTTCAAGGATCTGAAATATCCACAAATCGAGAGAATCAAATATCCGAAGGCCGGCGAGAAGAATCCAATTGCAAGTATTCACGTGTACGATGTGCAGCAGGGAATAGTCAGCACTGTTGGGCATGATGGAAGTAAGTTGGGTGATGACTACCTTGTTTACTCGATGAATTGGATCACCGGAAACGAACTTTTAGTTAAGGAAACTGACAGAACAAGCCGAACTGTCGATATGAGACTCTACGATGTGGAAAATGATGTCAGCAAGATTGTCAGAACTATAAATACCGCAGAATATGGCGGATGGTACTATGGATCAGATATTAAAGGTCGGATTTTCTCGGTTCCGCATGATCCCGGTTATATTGATGATATCGTTGTCAATAATCACAGTCGACTTGCTTATTTTGCGAGTAGCACATCCACAAAACCGCAAAATGTGCTTGGTGGCACCTCTGGTAACTGGGAAACTATTGGAGGTGTTGTTGGATACaacaaagagaaaagacttGTTTATTTCATAGGTACAGGTGGTTCATCCGTGCAAAGAATTATATATGAAGCGAAATTAGATGGAGATGGGGGTTTCCGGGCGTTTTCAGATACTGATAAAATCGAAAACTACCAAGTAAAGTTTTCATCTAGTGCTCAGTACGCTTTACTGAGGTATGAGGGACCTAACTTCCCATGGCAGCGTGTAGTGGATGTTGCAAAGTGGTTTGGTGTTGATCAAGAGCAGTATAGGAATGATAAAAGCGATTTTCACGAGTCGAAAGAAGTATATGACGCAATGAGGGACTATTCTGCACCAACGAAGACCTTTGAAAAGATTAAAATGGATGATGGCACGGAAATTGAGATGGTGGAAGTCCGACCAGCAGCATTTGATGTACAGAAGAAGTACCCGTTGCTTGTAAGTGTGTATGGGGGTCCGGGACTTCAGAAATTACAGTGTTCATTTAATTACGGCTTTGAGGAGGttgtttcatcatctttagGAGCTGTTATCCTCTATATTGATCCACGAGGAACTGGAGGTCGTGATTGGAGGTTTCAATCCTATGCAAGAGACAAATTGGGCTATTGGGAGCCACGAGATGTGACTGATGCGGTTAAAAAAGTGATTGAAAACAGAGGATACATTGATGCAGATAGAACTGCAGTCTGGGGGTGGTCATATGGAGGATTCACAACTCTAAAAACGCTGGAATATGATAAGGGAAGTACGTTCAAATATGGTATGGCAGTTGCTCCAGTTACGGACTGGAAACTTTACGATTCAGTGTATTCAGAAAGATATATGGGCCTCCCAGGCAAAAATGCGAATTATGACTCCACTTCCAGGGTTGTTGATGTGGAGTCTTTCAAGACGGTGAAAAGATTCTTGATTATGCATGGAACCGGTGATGATAACGTTCACGTGCAGAATACATACCGGTTACTCGATAGATTCAATATACAAAGCGTGGAAAATTATGACATGCGTATTTTCCCAGACTCGGACCATAATATCAACTATCACAATGCTTATAAGATTGTCTTCGATAAGCTATATGATTGGCTAGATAGGGCTTTCCGAGGAGAATATGCCAACTTTTGA
- a CDS encoding uncharacterized protein (SECRETED:SignalP(1-21)) translates to MLTMFVFKCLLASILISRAHAIDLGQNDDFQQLAASNVPGYNNMSATTTEETSANILAQMAQISSSQIEEQTTAAAQATTQANEQDSTTSDTQVAVSSTTNDVNTVENAGTATSADTIATNVANTVDATSAVDTADATSAVDTADATSAVDTADATSAVDTADTTSAANTVEATTTSSSDNTVNIADTVENTAAISAAATTTSATEDTAANTATDTTTSAAEDTAVNTAANTATDAATSATDTAENAATATTANTDDVTSATDTTSLTTASPTASSGSIDYPALVNSGAATVVDSSSALQNAAYTSSASASGSTSASTDSVSVVTASTDSSTASSIQNAVYTSAASSLVGSASSSYQETSLTYGSASSSYNAVTTAVFSSSGTSASSSLTYSSASASDNFLSSSTTANAAVTSLQPSSVGSSSVVTSAVSSSAEPNASTTVTPTASTSTDTSSGVSGSASSAVSTPVSASTSSATSESSTTALSESSSAETTVSTSQTSANLASSSTSASSGSSQVPTSTSRSTTSGAHSTLSVSGTTSSTASSSSKVLSVSTDDYRSISHSAANTQTTSSLYESPQYPTSTKGPSIVVQTSASSSKTSSRAIFGTDSGSQSTITATSSSSESSKPSSSQSTGWLPDVIVTASAPDASTTSISVATTALPKAISPAATTASIPDDYTLITIGFKRSLNYVFVVENSISSAQIFEYLPDVLSYPFDSIDKSDVTVKQLVPYTSSQLSYIITIAEVYFPKSKLTSLQNELTTSGSKIYENPNSAQSTLANLIDSRIPIQGLLGSSSTSVWIGSNSDSSSGSGSSSVDPQSLGSMDFSSEANSSVGKSSTSGGKMAGIIAGSAVGAGAYLSAIVAFYIRRKNRKQKQDQEMTEEKTRPRSNFESYCSPYDGSSFESYNPSYSYSGSGNMGDIRLSVGCDSEPYDSEDSAYYSSAHTSRSFRNSGSQHSIPSISAPINLKNSLGW, encoded by the coding sequence ATGCTTACAATGTTTGTTTTCAAGTGCCTTTTAGCCTCAATTTTGATAAGCAGAGCTCATGCTATTGATCTAGGCCAGAATGATGACTTCCAGCAACTTGCTGCCAGCAATGTTCCGGGATATAACAATATGTCTGCAACTACAACAGAGGAGACATCTGCTAACATTCTTGCACAAATGGCACAAATTTCATCTTCGCAAATAGAAGAGCAGACAACTGCAGCGGCACAGGCGACAACACAGGCCAATGAACAGGATTCTACTACTAGCGATACTCAAGTAGCTGTTTCTAGTACAACTAATGATGTGAACACTGTTGAAAATGCAGGAACAGCTACAAGTGCCGATACAATTGCTACGAATGTCGCCAATACGGTTGATGCTACAAGTGCAGTTGATACAGCAGATGCTACAAGTGCAGTTGATACAGCAGATGCTACAAGTGCAGTTGATACAGCAGATGCTACAAGTGCAGTTGATACAGCAGATACTACAAGTGCTGCTAACACGGTTGAGGCCACAACTACAAGTTCTTCAGACAATACCGTGAATATTGCGGATACAGTTGAGAATACAGCTGCAATTTCGGCTGCTGCCACAACTACAAGTGCTACAGAAGATACTGCTGCCAATACTGCCACAGATACAACTACAAGTGCTGCTGAAGATACTGCAGTCAATACTGCAGCCAATACTGCCACAGATGCAGCTACGAGTGCTACTGACACTGCTGAAAAtgcagcaacagcaacaacGGCAAATACAGATGATGTAACTTCTGCAACAGACACTACCAGCCTTACTACTGCCTCTCCAACCGCAAGTTCAGGCTCGATCGATTATCCGGCACTTGTGAATTCAGGCGCTGCCACAGTCGTTGATTCGTCATCGGCCTTGCAGAATGCCGCATACACAAGTTCGGCCTCTGCTTCAGGCTCAACTTCAGCTTCCACAGACTCAGTTTCGGTGGTTACTGCAAGCACAGACTCATCAACTGCTTCGAGTATTCAGAATGCCGTTTACACGAGTGCAGCTTCATCACTCGTTGGCTCTGCAAGCTCAAGCTATCAGGAGACATCACTGACATACGGCTCGGCTTCATCAAGCTATAACGCTGTTACAACTGCCGTTTTTTCAAGCAGTGGCACAAGTGCATCGTCTTCTTTGACGTATTCGTCAGCTTCAGCCTCAGATAACTTCttatcatcttcaacaACTGCAAATGCAGCTGTAACAAGCTTGCAACCTTCGTCTGTTGGCAGCTCCTCGGTTGTCACTTCGGCAGTTTCTTCGAGTGCTGAACCCAACGCCTCGACTACTGTTACACCGACTGCATCCACTTCAACAGATACATCTTCTGGAGTCTCTGGTTCGGCATCGAGTGCAGTTTCTACACCTGTCTCTGCCTCAACCTCTTCTGCAACTTCAGAGAGTTCCACAACTGCTCTTTCCGAGTCGTCCTCGGCCGAGACAACAGTTTCAACGTCGCAGACTTCTGCAAATCTGGCAAGTAGCAGTACCAGTGCAAGTTCTGGATCCTCCCAGGTGCCAACATCCACATCTAGAAGTACCACCTCGGGTGCACATTCCACATTATCAGTCTCAGGCACCACTTCAAGCACTGCAAGCTCGTCTTCCAAGGTGCTGAGTGTGTCGACAGACGACTACAGGTCGATTTCGCACTCTGCAGCAAACACTCAGACGACTTCGAGTCTGTATGAGTCTCCGCAGTACCCAACCAGCACAAAGGGACCTTCAATTGTTGTCCAGACCTCTGCCTCATCCTCCAAAACAAGCTCTCGAGCCATCTTTGGAACGGACTCAGGCTCACAATCCACCATAACGGCCACATCTTCCAGCTCAGAATCCTCAAAGCCATCATCTTCACAATCTACTGGCTGGCTTCCTGATGTTATCGTCACCGCCTCGGCTCCAGACGCTTCAACAACTTCGATATCCGTTGCAACCACAGCCTTGCCTAAGGCAATTTCGCCTGCTGCAACAACCGCGTCTATCCCAGACGATTACACTCTGATTACCATCGGCTTCAAGAGAAGTCTCAACTACGTCTTCGTGGTTGAAAACTCCATCTCGTCTGCTCAGATCTTCGAGTACTTGCCGGATGTGTTGTCGTACCCATTCGACAGCATCGATAAGTCTGATGTCACTGTCAAGCAGTTGGTTCCATACACATCCTCGCAGTTGAGCTACATCATAACCATTGCTGAGGTGTATTTCCCCAAGAGCAAGTTGACCTCGTTGCAAAACGAGTTGACGACGTCTGGATCCAAGATTTACGAAAACCCAAACAGTGCGCAAAGCACTTTGGCCAATCTCATCGATAGCAGAATCCCAATCCAGGGACTTCTGGGAAGCTCATCGACTTCTGTTTGGATTGGCTCCAATAGTGATTCCTCGTCTGGATCTGGAAGCAGTAGTGTTGATCCTCAAAGTTTGGGCTCGATGGACTTTTCATCTGAGGCCAATTCTTCAGTTGGCAAATCCAGTACAAGCGGTGGAAAGATGGCCGGAATTATCGCCGGTTCTGCAGTCGGTGCTGGCGCGTATTTGAGTGCTATCGTTGCCTTTTACATCCGGagaaagaatagaaaacaaaaacaggACCAGGAAATGACCGAGGAGAAGACCAGACCAAGAAGTAACTTCGAGTCCTACTGTTCGCCATACGATGGAAGTTCCTTCGAGAGCTACAATCCATCCTACTCATACTCTGGCAGTGGAAACATGGGTGACATCAGGCTCTCAGTTGGATGTGATAGTGAGCCTTATGACAGCGAAGATTCCGCTTACTATTCAAGTGCCCACACGAGCAGATCATTCCGCAATTCCGGATCCCAGCATTCCATTCCAAGCATTTCTGCTCCaataaacttgaagaaCTCTCTTGGATGGTaa